The genomic region AAAAAATTTTTTAAGTTCTATACTGAGACAAAAATGATAAAAAAATTATATAAGATTGCAGTACTACCAGGAGATGGAATAGGTCCTGAAATTATTCAAGAAGCATATAAAATCATCGAAGTATTAAAAAAAAATTTTTCATTTAATGTTCAAACGTGTGAATATGATGTAGGTGGTGTATCAATAGATAAACATGGTATAGCTTTAACACAAGAGACTATAGAAGGATGCGAAAATGCTGATGCAATTTTATTCGGATCTGTAGGAGGTAACAAATGGGATCATTTACCCGAAATAGAAAAACCAGAAAAAGCAGGATTATTAAAATTAAGAAAACATTTTGATCTCTTTGCAAATATTAGACCATGCAAACTATCTCAACATTTATTAAATATTTCTCCTTTAAAAAATAACATAATAAAAAAAGGTATTGATTTAATATGTATTCGAGAATTAACAGGAGGTATATATTTTGGAGAATCAAATAAAGTTACCAATATTGATAATCCATATGCTTTTGATACTGAAATTTACTTTCAATCAGAAATTAAACGTATTGCAAAATTAGCATTTAAAATAGCTCAATCAAGAAAAAAAAAAATTGTTTCTATAGATAAAGCAAATGTTTTAAAAAGCTCCATATTATGGAGAAACATAGTCAATGAAATTGCATATGAATTTCCTGATGTAAAGTTAGAACATATGTATATAGATAGTGCAACAATGGAATTAATCAAAAATCCAAGCTCATTCGATGTAATTTTATGTTCCAATTTATTTGGAGACATAATTTCCGATGAATGTGCAGCTATTATTGGTTCAATAGGATTATTACCATCAGCTAGTTTAAATGAAAAAGGTTTTGGACTGTATGAACCAGCTGGAGGATCAGCTCCTAATATTGCTGGAAAAAATATTGCAAACCCCATTGCACAAATTTTATCACTTTCAATGTTGTTAAAATATTCTTTACATTTACCCTTTCTTTCTTCATGCATAGATGAAGCTGTTCATGAAGCTCTTATGAAAAAATATATGACTATAGATATTTCAAAAAACCCCCAAAATTTTTTAAA from Buchnera aphidicola (Thelaxes suberi) harbors:
- the leuB gene encoding 3-isopropylmalate dehydrogenase, producing the protein MKKLYKIAVLPGDGIGPEIIQEAYKIIEVLKKNFSFNVQTCEYDVGGVSIDKHGIALTQETIEGCENADAILFGSVGGNKWDHLPEIEKPEKAGLLKLRKHFDLFANIRPCKLSQHLLNISPLKNNIIKKGIDLICIRELTGGIYFGESNKVTNIDNPYAFDTEIYFQSEIKRIAKLAFKIAQSRKKKIVSIDKANVLKSSILWRNIVNEIAYEFPDVKLEHMYIDSATMELIKNPSSFDVILCSNLFGDIISDECAAIIGSIGLLPSASLNEKGFGLYEPAGGSAPNIAGKNIANPIAQILSLSMLLKYSLHLPFLSSCIDEAVHEALMKKYMTIDISKNPQNFLKTNQIGDKISDLLAKKA